A single Bufo gargarizans isolate SCDJY-AF-19 unplaced genomic scaffold, ASM1485885v1 fragScaff_scaffold_526_pilon, whole genome shotgun sequence DNA region contains:
- the LOC122922588 gene encoding uncharacterized protein LOC122922588, with protein sequence MKRLKTQDPASRGRPAGGRGGELPASVPSSAPGVRRSSRSRGAAAPAAPGGEAVSIAGGSRRADSSPPRGTRSAPGDGLVPVEADWGNMKPRELIAVYSSRIAAYLQEFEEENRTLRMVREKLRLERGKVDKAARKNRPEITRKVKGLKEIVKELQDRMGAILENSGPFKEKLMNDKRFNEMAGSREQQEDDSSSEEEESDMGGQPAETGITAEQVCLPPTSSDEEIDFSESSGVGGQLMAEIRHLESPKIREDICFGDELPEDEPIGKKRKAKTLNPENPPKWEEAIGS encoded by the exons ATGAAGCGACTCaagacccaggatcctgcttcccggggtaggccggcgggaggtaggggaggtgagctaccggcctcagttccatcttccgccccgggggtcagaagatccagcaggagTCGTGGTGCAGCGGCCCCTGCAGCCCCCGGAGGTGAAGCCGTGTCCATCGCCGGCGGTTCCAGGAGGGCGGACAGTAGCCCTCCAAGAGGTACGCGGAGTGCTCCTGGGGATGGGCTGGTTCCGGTTGAGGCTGATTGGGGCAACATGAAGCCCCGGGAACTAATCGCCGTTTACAGCTCCCGGATCGCGGCCTACCTCCAGGAGTTCGAGGAGGAGAATAGGACCCTCAGGATGGTGAGGGAGAAACTAAGGCTTGAGAGGGGGAAGGTGGACAAAGCAGCCAGAAAAAACAGGCCGGAAATAACAAGAAAAGTAAAAGGCTTAAAAGAAATTGTTAAAGAGCTGCAGGACAGAATGGGGGCCATTCTGGAGAACAGTGGCCCCTTTAAGGAGAAGCTCATGAACGACAAAAGGTTCAATGAAATGGCTGGAAGCCGTGAGCAGCAAGAAGATGACTCCTCTAGTGAGGAGGAAGAGTCGGACATGGGGGGGCAACCTGCGGAAACTGGCATCACCGCAGAGCAGGTGTgcctgccccccactagttccgaTGAGGAAATAGACTTCAGTGAGAGCAGCGGAgttggggggcagcttatggcCGAGATACGCCACCTGGAGTCCCCCAAAATTCGTGAGGACATTTGTTTTGGTGATGAATTACCGGAAGATGAGCCAATAGGAAAGAAGAGAAAGGCAAAGACATTAAATCCAGAG aatccccccaaatgggaagaggctattggaagctaa